The Blattabacterium cuenoti genome includes a region encoding these proteins:
- a CDS encoding glycerol-3-phosphate dehydrogenase/oxidase → MMKGFLNRDRFLNILENVKNWDVIIIGGGSTGLGIALDSASRGYKTLLLEQSDFSKGTSSRSTKLVHGGIRYLAQGNIKLVYEALQERGLLLKNAPHLVKKQKFIIPIFSWKMGILYWTGLKLYECLSGALSFGKSKFLSKNEIIKNFPEIKTDKLKGGILYYDGQFDDARLAINLAQTCVQQGGILLNYFQVKNLIKKVGNKISGVVAYDLETKKKYSIYSKTVINATGVFSDSISRMDESESPILIKPSQGTHIVLNKSFFSSSNAIVIPKTSDGRILFCVPWYDHVLVGTTDTFLEKSVLEPKPLEEEIDFILQTFNKYFVFNPKKSDILSAFSGLRPLFIPNNYSSTTKTKDISRSHKLMISSSGLISIIGGKWTTYRKMSEEAVNKAVEIGKLNKMPSVTKNLKIYGSNSSYQSQNNHWNKYGEDEYHIKKLIEENPLLGTPLISQNTSCYYCTEAEVIWMVRYEMARTIEDVLARRLRLLFLNAKKAIDIAPRVATLMAKELSRDEKWEKSQIAAFKELAMRYYYPVV, encoded by the coding sequence ATGATGAAAGGTTTTTTAAATAGAGATAGGTTTTTGAACATTTTAGAAAATGTAAAAAATTGGGATGTTATCATTATTGGAGGAGGATCTACAGGGTTGGGAATTGCTTTGGATTCTGCTTCCAGAGGATATAAAACTCTTCTTTTAGAGCAGTCGGATTTTTCTAAAGGAACTTCAAGTAGGAGTACAAAATTAGTTCACGGAGGAATACGATATTTGGCTCAAGGAAATATTAAATTAGTTTATGAAGCTTTGCAAGAAAGAGGTTTGTTGTTAAAAAATGCTCCTCATTTAGTTAAAAAACAAAAATTTATTATTCCAATTTTTAGTTGGAAAATGGGAATTTTGTATTGGACAGGTTTGAAATTATATGAATGTCTATCTGGGGCATTGAGTTTTGGAAAGTCAAAATTTCTATCCAAAAATGAAATAATTAAAAATTTTCCTGAAATTAAAACTGATAAGTTAAAAGGAGGTATTTTATATTATGATGGTCAGTTTGATGATGCTCGTTTAGCTATTAATTTAGCACAAACTTGTGTTCAACAAGGTGGAATTTTATTAAACTATTTTCAAGTCAAAAATCTTATAAAAAAAGTTGGAAATAAAATATCTGGAGTTGTAGCTTATGACCTTGAAACCAAGAAAAAATATTCTATTTACTCAAAAACCGTTATAAATGCCACTGGAGTTTTTTCTGATTCCATTTCAAGAATGGATGAATCAGAAAGCCCTATTTTAATAAAACCTAGTCAAGGAACACATATTGTATTAAATAAATCTTTTTTTAGCAGTTCAAATGCTATAGTCATTCCAAAAACTTCGGATGGAAGAATTTTATTTTGTGTTCCATGGTATGACCATGTTTTAGTAGGGACTACAGATACTTTTCTAGAAAAAAGTGTTCTTGAACCAAAACCTTTGGAAGAGGAAATAGATTTTATTTTACAAACTTTTAATAAATATTTTGTTTTCAATCCAAAAAAAAGTGATATACTCAGTGCTTTTTCTGGATTACGACCTCTTTTTATTCCTAATAATTATTCTTCTACGACTAAAACAAAAGATATTTCCAGATCTCATAAACTTATGATTAGTTCTTCTGGATTAATAAGCATTATAGGGGGAAAATGGACTACATATAGAAAAATGTCGGAAGAAGCTGTAAATAAAGCTGTTGAAATAGGAAAACTAAATAAAATGCCTTCTGTAACAAAAAATCTTAAGATTTATGGATCAAATTCTTCATATCAAAGTCAAAATAATCATTGGAATAAATATGGAGAAGATGAATATCATATAAAAAAATTAATTGAAGAGAATCCATTGTTAGGAACCCCATTGATATCCCAAAATACTTCTTGTTATTATTGTACCGAAGCAGAGGTTATATGGATGGTTCGTTATGAAATGGCTAGAACAATTGAAGATGTTTTGGCAAGAAGGTTACGTTTGTTATTTTTAAATGCAAAAAAAGCAATAGATATAGCACCAAGAGTGGCCACATTAATGGCTAAAGAACTTTCTCGAGATGAAAAGTGGGAAAAATCACAAATAGCTGCTTTCAAAGAGTTAGCTATGCGGTACTATTATCCGGTCGTTTGA
- the glpK gene encoding glycerol kinase GlpK — MFMKKYVLSLDQGTTSSRAIIFDKIGNIISVAQREFTQIYPYPGWVEHNAEEIWSTQASVALEAILKANLEGENIVSIGITNQRETTVVWDKKTGEPIFNAIVWQDRRTYKYCDLLKKEGLTEMIRKKTGLIIDPYFSATKIKWILENVPEARKKANSGSLAFGTIDSWLIWNLTGKEIHVTDVTNASRTMLFNIHSLSWDQELIDLFDIPRTMLPEVKSSSEIFGYTTGHILSHKIPISGIAGDQQASLFGQMCTKIGMVKNTYGTGCFMLMNVGDSPVFSQNNLITTVAWKIKNKVQYALEGSVFIAGAVVQWLRDGLGLLISSSEAEILASSVKNTEGLYMVPAFSGLGAPYWDQKARGTIVGITRGTSSAHFVRAALESIAFQNMDVLKAMEADSGISIKELRVDGGATVNKLLMQFQSDILNVRVVKSKISELTAAGAAYLAGLAVNYWTSLEEIQKKWQIEQVFEPKGMSSRLERIQGWKRAIKTTRSWSG, encoded by the coding sequence ATGTTTATGAAAAAATATGTGCTATCATTAGATCAGGGAACTACTAGTTCTAGAGCTATTATTTTTGATAAAATTGGAAATATTATTTCAGTAGCTCAAAGAGAATTTACACAAATTTATCCTTATCCTGGATGGGTGGAACATAATGCAGAAGAGATATGGTCTACGCAAGCATCCGTTGCTTTGGAAGCTATTTTAAAGGCAAATTTAGAAGGGGAAAATATCGTTTCAATAGGAATAACCAACCAACGAGAAACTACTGTTGTATGGGATAAAAAAACGGGAGAACCTATTTTTAATGCTATAGTTTGGCAAGATAGACGTACATACAAATATTGTGACCTTCTCAAAAAAGAAGGATTAACTGAAATGATTAGAAAAAAAACAGGGCTTATTATAGATCCTTATTTTTCTGCCACAAAAATTAAATGGATATTAGAAAATGTTCCGGAAGCTAGAAAAAAAGCTAATTCTGGATCTTTAGCATTTGGAACTATAGATTCATGGTTAATATGGAATTTAACCGGTAAAGAAATTCATGTCACAGATGTTACTAATGCTTCCCGTACCATGCTTTTTAATATTCATTCACTTAGTTGGGATCAAGAGTTAATTGATTTATTTGATATTCCAAGAACAATGCTCCCAGAAGTTAAATCATCTAGTGAAATTTTTGGTTATACTACAGGCCACATTCTTTCTCATAAAATTCCCATATCTGGGATAGCTGGGGATCAACAAGCATCTCTTTTTGGACAAATGTGTACTAAAATTGGTATGGTAAAAAATACTTATGGAACAGGTTGTTTTATGTTAATGAATGTAGGGGATTCTCCTGTTTTTTCTCAAAATAATTTAATCACCACTGTTGCTTGGAAAATTAAAAATAAGGTTCAATATGCATTGGAAGGAAGTGTTTTCATTGCAGGAGCTGTTGTTCAATGGTTGAGAGATGGATTGGGGCTTCTTATATCTTCAAGTGAAGCAGAAATTTTAGCTTCTTCAGTAAAAAATACAGAAGGATTATATATGGTTCCAGCTTTTTCTGGTTTGGGAGCTCCTTATTGGGATCAGAAAGCTAGAGGGACCATTGTTGGGATAACAAGAGGAACCTCTTCGGCTCATTTTGTAAGAGCAGCGTTAGAAAGTATTGCTTTTCAAAATATGGATGTTTTGAAAGCTATGGAAGCAGATTCTGGTATTTCTATAAAAGAACTTCGTGTAGATGGAGGGGCTACGGTAAATAAATTGTTAATGCAATTTCAATCCGATATTTTAAATGTGAGAGTAGTGAAATCAAAGATTTCTGAGTTAACAGCAGCTGGAGCAGCTTATTTAGCTGGATTAGCTGTAAATTATTGGACCAGTCTTGAAGAGATTCAAAAAAAATGGCAAATAGAACAAGTTTTTGAACCAAAAGGAATGTCTAGTCGTTTAGAAAGAATTCAAGGTTGGAAAAGAGCAATTAAAACAACTCGTTCATGGTCTGGTTAA
- the def gene encoding peptide deformylase → MVLPIILYGNPILRKKCLDIDLSFCKKEINQLIKDMFETIHKAKGIGLAAPQIGKNIRLFIIETPYLDGKDISNYKEVFINAKILKIHGKEYKFNEGCLSIPGIMGYVKRKSNVLIEYYDHNWKKQKKTLTGICARVILHEYDHIEGRLFIDYFSSMKKKIIEKKLIGLSKKSFS, encoded by the coding sequence ATGGTATTACCTATAATTCTTTATGGAAATCCTATTTTAAGAAAAAAATGTTTAGATATAGATTTATCTTTCTGCAAAAAAGAAATCAATCAATTAATAAAAGATATGTTTGAAACTATACATAAAGCAAAAGGAATCGGATTGGCTGCTCCTCAAATTGGAAAAAATATACGTTTATTTATAATTGAAACTCCTTATTTAGATGGAAAAGACATAAGTAATTACAAAGAAGTTTTTATTAATGCTAAAATATTAAAAATTCATGGAAAAGAGTACAAATTCAATGAAGGATGTCTTAGCATCCCTGGAATCATGGGATATGTAAAAAGAAAATCTAATGTTTTGATTGAATATTATGATCATAATTGGAAAAAACAAAAGAAAACTTTAACGGGCATATGTGCTAGAGTCATATTGCATGAATATGATCATATTGAAGGGAGACTCTTTATAGATTACTTTTCTTCCATGAAAAAAAAAATAATAGAAAAAAAATTGATTGGTCTATCAAAAAAAAGTTTTTCATGA
- the argS gene encoding arginine--tRNA ligase: MNDHFQSIEEIAKESISVLYKLTPCPELDFQYTKKEYSGDLTLVLFSLSKKLKKPAEQIGKNIGNYIQSKLDGLIQFSIIEGFLNFIFHDSYYIYLLQKMLNTDFYHLKFPSKKIMIEYSSPNTNKPLHLGHVRNSLIGSSIAKILKMVGHKIIKIQIINDRGIHICKSMIAWIKFGKGETPDSIKMKGDHFVGKYYSLFDKIYREEIRKIDQKNEMTILIEARDLLKKWESGDPITRDIWKKMNKWVYNGFEETYRKLEISFDEIEYESNVYKIGKKIIKKGLEKGIFFQKIDGSIWIDLIQEGFDQKLLLRSDKTSVYMTQDLGTAVERFRKYNIDQLIYIVGKEQDYHFQILFAILKHLGYTWVNKLFHLSYEMVYLPSGRMKSREGNVINADSLILEMYSIARKNFLKKYSKSKEKGEKEKSAEIIGLGALKYYFLKIDPRKKIIFHPEKSIDFKGKTGTYIQYTYSRIRSLERKFFDLCSLLNFCWSNIKFDIYEKNMIKILQRYPLILKKSVFNLNPSLIANYVYEVSKIFNLLYQNKKLIDPSNVIHSNICMNIIHVTGNVLKSGMNLLGIKMLDRM, encoded by the coding sequence ATGAATGATCATTTTCAGTCTATAGAGGAAATAGCAAAAGAATCCATATCTGTTTTATATAAACTGACCCCTTGTCCTGAATTAGATTTTCAATATACAAAAAAAGAATATTCAGGAGATCTTACTTTGGTTTTATTTTCTTTGTCTAAAAAGTTAAAAAAACCTGCAGAACAAATAGGAAAAAACATAGGAAATTATATCCAAAGTAAATTAGATGGGTTGATTCAATTTTCTATTATTGAAGGGTTTTTAAATTTCATTTTTCATGATAGTTATTATATTTATCTTCTTCAAAAAATGTTGAATACAGATTTTTATCATTTAAAATTCCCATCTAAAAAAATTATGATAGAGTACTCTTCTCCTAACACTAATAAACCTCTTCATTTAGGACATGTTAGAAATAGTTTGATTGGATCTTCTATAGCTAAAATATTAAAAATGGTCGGACATAAAATAATAAAAATTCAAATTATTAATGATAGAGGAATACATATCTGCAAATCTATGATAGCTTGGATAAAATTTGGAAAAGGAGAAACTCCTGACAGTATTAAAATGAAAGGAGACCATTTTGTAGGAAAATATTATAGTTTGTTTGATAAGATTTATCGTGAAGAGATTAGAAAAATAGATCAAAAAAATGAAATGACAATATTGATAGAAGCTAGAGATCTATTGAAAAAATGGGAAAGTGGAGATCCAATTACTAGAGATATTTGGAAAAAAATGAATAAATGGGTTTACAACGGTTTTGAAGAAACTTATCGAAAATTGGAAATAAGTTTTGATGAAATAGAATATGAAAGTAACGTATATAAAATAGGAAAAAAAATTATCAAAAAAGGCCTTGAAAAAGGAATTTTTTTTCAAAAAATAGATGGTTCAATTTGGATTGATTTGATTCAAGAAGGTTTCGATCAAAAACTTTTGTTACGATCAGATAAAACTTCAGTATACATGACTCAGGATCTTGGAACAGCTGTAGAACGTTTTAGAAAATATAACATAGACCAGTTAATCTATATTGTGGGAAAAGAACAAGATTATCACTTTCAAATTCTTTTCGCTATATTAAAACATTTAGGATATACATGGGTAAATAAATTATTCCATTTATCATATGAAATGGTATATTTGCCAAGTGGGAGAATGAAATCTAGAGAAGGAAATGTGATAAATGCAGATAGTCTTATTTTAGAAATGTATTCTATTGCAAGAAAAAATTTTCTAAAAAAATATTCAAAGTCAAAAGAAAAAGGAGAAAAAGAAAAATCCGCTGAAATTATAGGACTAGGAGCTCTGAAATATTATTTTCTTAAAATAGATCCGAGAAAAAAAATTATTTTTCATCCTGAAAAATCTATAGATTTTAAAGGAAAAACAGGAACATATATTCAATATACTTATTCCAGAATTCGTTCTTTGGAACGAAAGTTTTTCGATTTATGTTCATTGTTGAATTTTTGTTGGTCAAATATTAAATTTGATATATATGAAAAAAATATGATTAAAATTCTTCAAAGATATCCATTGATCTTAAAAAAATCAGTATTTAATTTAAATCCTTCATTGATAGCAAATTACGTTTATGAAGTTTCTAAAATTTTTAATCTTCTTTATCAAAACAAAAAATTAATAGATCCTTCCAATGTTATTCATAGTAATATTTGTATGAATATTATTCATGTTACAGGAAATGTTTTAAAATCTGGAATGAATTTATTAGGCATTAAAATGCTTGATCGTATGTAA
- the thrS gene encoding threonine--tRNA ligase has protein sequence MDKSTPLKEDPNTIDHRKIGKKLKFFIFSDRVGSGLPLWLPKGTIFRKNLEEFLTDIQKKSGYEMVVTPHIGHKKLYVRSGHWSKFGKDNFKPIQTPREEEFLLKPMNCPHHCEIYRSQEWSYRDLPKRFAEFGTVYRYEQSGELHGLTRVRCFTQDDAHIFCTYDQLLEEFKRVINLVFYVFRCLGFSEYTVRISLRDTKKIDNYIGSEKNWKKAEEAILRAVKEEKIKTSLNYGEAAFYGPKLDFIVKDSLGRNWQLGTIQVDYNLPERFDLYYKGKNNEKCRPVMIHRAPFGSLERMIAIIIEHSRGNLPLWLAPNQVVILPISDKYVVYAKKILNLISNYDIRVFVDSRNEKINKKIRDSEDNKIPYMIILGEKEEKNEMISLRRHGLGHIGTFPISKGIEAIFNEKNLKTIKLL, from the coding sequence ATGGATAAATCAACCCCTTTAAAAGAAGATCCTAATACTATAGATCATAGAAAAATAGGTAAAAAACTAAAATTTTTTATTTTTTCTGACAGGGTGGGAAGTGGATTACCTTTGTGGTTACCTAAAGGGACGATTTTCAGAAAAAATTTAGAAGAATTTTTAACTGATATTCAAAAAAAGTCTGGATATGAAATGGTAGTCACTCCACATATTGGACATAAAAAATTATATGTTAGGAGTGGACATTGGAGCAAATTTGGAAAAGATAATTTTAAACCAATTCAGACTCCACGTGAAGAAGAATTTCTATTAAAACCTATGAATTGTCCTCATCACTGTGAAATTTATCGTTCTCAAGAATGGTCTTATAGAGATCTTCCTAAACGTTTCGCAGAATTTGGAACAGTATATCGTTATGAACAGAGTGGAGAACTTCATGGTTTGACTAGAGTTAGATGTTTTACTCAAGATGATGCACATATTTTTTGTACTTATGATCAATTACTAGAAGAATTTAAAAGAGTTATCAACTTAGTTTTTTACGTATTTCGTTGTCTAGGTTTTTCTGAATATACAGTTAGAATATCTCTTAGAGACACAAAAAAAATAGATAATTATATTGGATCAGAAAAAAATTGGAAAAAAGCAGAAGAAGCTATATTGAGAGCAGTCAAAGAAGAAAAAATAAAAACATCTCTGAATTATGGAGAAGCAGCTTTTTATGGACCTAAACTGGACTTTATTGTTAAAGATTCATTAGGAAGAAATTGGCAACTTGGAACAATTCAAGTGGATTATAATTTGCCTGAAAGGTTTGATTTGTATTATAAAGGAAAAAATAATGAAAAATGTCGTCCCGTCATGATACATAGGGCCCCTTTTGGTTCACTGGAACGAATGATTGCCATTATAATAGAACACTCCAGAGGAAATCTTCCATTATGGTTGGCTCCTAATCAAGTGGTCATACTTCCTATAAGTGATAAATATGTAGTTTATGCAAAAAAAATTTTAAATTTGATATCGAATTATGATATCCGTGTATTTGTTGATAGCAGAAATGAGAAGATTAATAAAAAAATTAGGGATTCTGAAGACAATAAGATTCCTTATATGATTATTTTGGGAGAGAAAGAAGAGAAAAATGAAATGATATCTTTACGACGTCATGGTTTAGGACATATAGGAACCTTTCCTATTTCTAAGGGAATAGAAGCCATTTTTAATGAAAAAAATTTAAAAACTATAAAACTATTATAA
- a CDS encoding MIP/aquaporin family protein has translation MTKICAEIIGTMILVFLGNGVVANVILSKTKGYNRNGEWLTIAIGWSLAVFMGIIVSAPYSGAHLNPCVTISFAIVGKFNWGMVPFYILSQFIGAMLGSLLVWILYKDHFVETKNEQDKLSVFVTIPSMKNLFFNFLNEVLATFIFIFISLYLTVEGTLFFKENKYPIGLGSLGALLPALVVLGIVLSLGGNTGAGINPARDLGPRIIYSIIPIPEKGKSNWDYAFVPVLGPILGSVIAAISYLFLSS, from the coding sequence ATGACAAAAATATGTGCAGAAATCATAGGAACAATGATTTTGGTTTTTTTAGGAAATGGAGTTGTTGCAAATGTTATTTTGTCAAAAACCAAAGGGTACAACAGAAATGGAGAATGGCTGACTATTGCTATAGGATGGTCGTTGGCCGTTTTTATGGGAATAATAGTTTCAGCTCCTTATAGTGGAGCTCATTTGAATCCATGTGTTACAATAAGTTTTGCCATAGTTGGCAAATTTAATTGGGGGATGGTTCCATTTTACATTTTATCTCAATTCATTGGAGCGATGTTAGGATCTTTATTAGTATGGATTTTATACAAAGATCACTTTGTTGAAACTAAAAATGAACAAGATAAATTGTCTGTTTTTGTTACTATTCCTTCTATGAAAAATTTATTTTTTAATTTTTTAAATGAAGTATTAGCTACTTTTATTTTTATATTTATTTCTTTATATCTTACGGTAGAAGGAACCCTTTTTTTTAAAGAAAATAAATATCCTATAGGGTTAGGTTCTTTAGGAGCTTTACTTCCCGCTTTAGTGGTATTAGGAATTGTTTTGTCCTTAGGGGGAAACACTGGGGCAGGTATTAATCCTGCTCGTGATTTAGGACCAAGAATCATATATTCTATCATTCCAATTCCTGAAAAAGGAAAAAGTAATTGGGATTATGCTTTTGTTCCTGTATTAGGACCTATTTTGGGAAGTGTGATAGCTGCAATATCATATTTATTTTTATCATCGTAA
- the ffh gene encoding signal recognition particle protein: MFEHLQNKFDKALQILKGDDTITEINIASSMKEIGKALIDADVNYKIAKNFIQKVKDKSIGKKVLTSLNPKQIITKIVYDELVSLMGRKSIEMNLSKDPSVILICGLQGSGKTSFSSKLAFFLRKKNKNPLLVAADIHRPAAIDQLKFLAEKINVPVFSLKENKNIIEILDQSILYASKKKRNVIIIDTAGRLAIDKIMMKEIVNIHQHSNPDETLFVVDAMTGQDAINTAQSFSRKLNFDGIVMTKLDGDSRGGAAITMSSVVGKPIKFISNGEKIEDLEVFHPDRIANRILGMGDIISLVEKVQEQFNEKKTKKIYHKISKNRFNFNDLLEQIQQVKKIGNIKNIISMIPGVGRYFSLDGVGNQKDSFKKIESIIHSMTPDERDNPKLLVDIKRKKRISKGSGITLNHIDVFLRQFYDINKIMKKINANSEQQIIKNFISKMMNKENGF; encoded by the coding sequence ATGTTTGAACATTTACAAAATAAATTCGATAAGGCTCTTCAAATCTTGAAAGGAGATGATACAATTACAGAAATTAATATTGCATCTTCTATGAAAGAAATTGGAAAAGCGCTTATTGATGCAGATGTTAATTATAAAATTGCTAAAAATTTTATTCAAAAAGTTAAAGATAAATCTATTGGAAAAAAAGTACTTACTTCATTAAATCCAAAACAGATCATTACAAAAATAGTATATGATGAGTTGGTTTCCCTCATGGGAAGAAAAAGTATAGAAATGAATTTATCTAAAGATCCTTCTGTAATTTTAATTTGCGGATTGCAAGGGAGTGGAAAAACTTCTTTTTCTTCTAAACTTGCTTTTTTCTTAAGAAAAAAAAACAAAAATCCTTTATTAGTAGCTGCAGATATTCATCGTCCTGCAGCTATAGATCAACTGAAATTTCTTGCAGAAAAAATAAATGTTCCTGTTTTTTCTTTAAAAGAAAATAAAAATATTATAGAAATATTAGATCAATCTATTCTTTATGCATCTAAAAAGAAAAGAAATGTAATTATTATTGATACAGCTGGAAGACTGGCTATTGATAAAATCATGATGAAAGAAATAGTAAATATTCATCAACATTCTAACCCAGATGAAACTTTATTTGTTGTAGATGCAATGACAGGACAAGATGCTATAAATACTGCTCAATCTTTTTCGAGGAAATTGAATTTTGATGGAATTGTAATGACGAAGTTAGATGGAGATAGTCGAGGTGGAGCAGCTATTACCATGTCTAGCGTTGTGGGAAAACCTATTAAATTTATTAGTAATGGGGAAAAAATAGAAGATTTGGAAGTTTTTCATCCTGATCGAATAGCCAATCGAATTTTAGGAATGGGAGATATAATTTCTTTGGTTGAAAAAGTGCAAGAGCAATTTAACGAAAAAAAAACTAAAAAAATTTATCATAAAATTTCAAAAAATCGTTTCAATTTCAATGATTTATTAGAGCAAATTCAACAGGTCAAAAAGATTGGAAATATAAAAAACATTATTTCAATGATTCCTGGAGTTGGTAGGTATTTTTCCTTAGATGGAGTAGGAAATCAAAAAGATTCCTTCAAAAAAATAGAGTCTATTATTCATTCTATGACACCTGATGAAAGAGATAATCCAAAATTACTTGTTGATATTAAAAGAAAAAAAAGGATATCCAAAGGATCTGGAATAACATTGAATCATATAGATGTTTTTTTAAGACAATTTTATGACATAAATAAAATAATGAAGAAAATTAATGCCAACTCAGAACAACAAATTATAAAAAATTTTATATCTAAAATGATGAACAAAGAAAATGGTTTTTAA
- the rplT gene encoding 50S ribosomal protein L20: MPRSTNAVSSRRRRKKILKSAKGFYGSRSKVYTVAKNAVEKSFSYAFSGRKKKKRDFRSLWIQRINAGVRQYGISYSEFMKKLSDKKIKINRKILSYLSMNEYNTFKKIVDHISS; this comes from the coding sequence ATGCCCAGATCTACAAATGCAGTTTCCTCTAGACGAAGACGAAAGAAAATACTAAAATCGGCAAAAGGTTTTTATGGATCAAGAAGTAAAGTTTATACAGTTGCTAAAAATGCCGTAGAAAAATCATTTTCTTATGCTTTTTCAGGAAGAAAAAAAAAGAAAAGAGATTTCAGATCTCTTTGGATTCAACGCATTAATGCAGGAGTCCGTCAATATGGAATATCTTATTCTGAATTTATGAAAAAATTATCCGATAAGAAAATTAAAATAAACAGAAAAATACTTTCTTATTTATCTATGAATGAATATAATACTTTTAAGAAAATAGTAGATCATATTTCTTCATGA
- the infC gene encoding translation initiation factor IF-3, whose translation MVGDSSIENGVYSIQDAIQFSREKELDLVEINPKLNPPVCKILDYKKFLYEQKKRKKQFKAKQIKVNTKEIRFGPQIGDHDGKVKIKSAEKFLMRGDKVKVFVFFKGRSIVYKDQGKIKLLKFAEEIEEYGKVEQMPVMEGKRMYMILAPKKI comes from the coding sequence TTGGTAGGAGATTCTTCTATAGAAAATGGAGTTTACTCTATCCAAGATGCTATTCAATTTTCTAGAGAAAAAGAATTAGATTTGGTTGAAATCAATCCAAAATTGAATCCTCCAGTATGTAAAATACTGGATTATAAAAAATTTTTATATGAACAAAAAAAAAGAAAAAAACAATTTAAAGCAAAACAAATTAAAGTAAATACTAAAGAAATCCGATTTGGTCCACAAATCGGCGATCATGATGGAAAAGTTAAAATAAAAAGTGCTGAGAAATTTTTAATGCGTGGGGACAAAGTGAAAGTATTTGTTTTTTTTAAAGGACGTTCAATAGTATATAAGGATCAAGGGAAAATCAAATTGTTAAAATTTGCAGAAGAAATTGAGGAATATGGAAAAGTAGAACAAATGCCCGTAATGGAAGGGAAAAGAATGTATATGATCTTAGCTCCAAAAAAAATTTAA
- the rpmI gene encoding 50S ribosomal protein L35 has protein sequence MNKLKTKSGSKKRFKKTANGYIKKKHAFKNHLLTKKSKRRKRNLSKFTLLNKSDQQNIKKQI, from the coding sequence ATGAATAAATTAAAAACAAAATCAGGATCAAAAAAAAGATTTAAAAAAACGGCGAATGGATATATAAAAAAAAAACATGCATTCAAAAATCATCTTTTAACTAAAAAATCAAAAAGGAGAAAACGTAATCTTTCTAAATTTACTCTATTGAATAAATCAGATCAACAGAATATTAAAAAACAGATATAA